In candidate division KSB1 bacterium, one DNA window encodes the following:
- a CDS encoding M20/M25/M40 family metallo-hydrolase yields MINKTINHLSRFFLLTIFLFFASPSKSEAQQSIEQALVKHVDEHKDLAMALLEQVVNINSGTMNFDGVKKVGDIFREKFSALGFETRWVDGTAFERSGHLVAEHTGKGPRLLLIGHLDTVFEADSPFQRFQVIDDSTASGPGIGDMKGGDVIIVQALVALHEVGVLKDMNITVVMTGDEERSGRPLDLARKDLIEAAKAADIAIGFENGDGDPTTAIVTRRGSTGWTLRVKGKPAHSSQIFREDVGAGAIYEAARILNAFYEKLAGEQYLTFNPGLILGGTDVDYEASQDRGSAFGKNNVVAGQVVVSGDLRTISPAQLERAKATMQAIVSRHRPQTSAELKFRDSYPPLAPTAGNRRLLKIFDQVSRDLGFGPVTEVDPMRAGAADVSFTAGHVEMAIDGLGLGGADDHTVNETGDLRTLPLQTKRAAVLLYRLSKIKKE; encoded by the coding sequence ATGATCAATAAAACTATAAACCACTTGAGTCGTTTTTTTCTCCTCACGATTTTTCTATTCTTTGCCTCGCCATCAAAATCAGAGGCACAACAATCGATCGAACAAGCCCTGGTCAAACATGTCGACGAACACAAAGATCTCGCCATGGCACTGCTCGAACAGGTGGTGAACATCAACAGTGGAACCATGAACTTCGATGGCGTCAAGAAAGTTGGTGATATCTTTCGGGAAAAATTTTCTGCGCTTGGCTTCGAGACCCGATGGGTGGATGGGACAGCATTCGAGCGCTCGGGGCATCTCGTGGCTGAGCACACCGGAAAAGGGCCGCGTTTGCTGCTTATCGGCCATCTGGATACTGTGTTCGAGGCGGACAGTCCTTTTCAACGCTTCCAGGTCATCGACGATTCAACGGCTAGCGGCCCGGGAATCGGCGACATGAAAGGAGGCGACGTCATCATCGTACAAGCTCTGGTGGCGCTGCATGAGGTCGGTGTTTTAAAAGATATGAACATCACCGTGGTGATGACCGGCGACGAGGAACGGAGCGGCCGGCCACTTGATCTTGCCCGCAAAGATTTGATCGAAGCGGCCAAAGCCGCCGACATCGCCATTGGCTTCGAGAATGGCGATGGTGATCCCACCACCGCCATCGTGACGCGGCGTGGCTCTACCGGATGGACGCTTCGGGTAAAAGGCAAGCCGGCACACTCATCGCAGATTTTCAGGGAAGACGTCGGTGCGGGCGCTATCTATGAAGCGGCACGAATTCTGAATGCATTTTACGAAAAGCTAGCCGGCGAGCAGTATCTTACATTCAATCCCGGCTTAATACTCGGTGGTACGGATGTCGATTATGAAGCTTCCCAGGACAGAGGATCCGCATTTGGGAAAAACAATGTCGTCGCCGGACAGGTGGTCGTGTCCGGGGATCTTCGTACCATTTCACCGGCGCAGTTAGAGCGCGCTAAAGCGACCATGCAAGCCATTGTGAGCCGGCACCGGCCCCAAACTTCTGCCGAGTTGAAATTCCGAGATTCCTATCCCCCTCTCGCCCCGACCGCGGGCAATCGACGATTGCTCAAGATTTTCGATCAGGTCAGTCGTGATCTCGGCTTTGGCCCCGTTACTGAAGTCGACCCGATGAGGGCAGGCGCCGCAGATGTGTCGTTTACCGCCGGACACGTCGAGATGGCCATCGACGGTCTCGGACTGGGCGGCGCCGACGACCACACGGTCAATGAAACCGGCGATTTGAGGACTTTGCCGTTACAAACGAAACGGGCCGCCGTGCTGCTTTACCGCCTCTCAAAGATAAAGAAAGAATGA
- the kynU gene encoding kynureninase, which translates to MTTFKTDRSFALELDAKDPLAKYRDQFHIPKQDNGEDCIYFCGNSLGLQPKTAKAYVNEELDDWAKLGVEGHIQARHPWKPYHEFLTEQTARMVGAKPIEVVVMNTLTVNLHLMMVSFYRPTPTKHKIVIEANAFPSDQYAVQSQIKHHGFDPHASLVELSPRDGESYIRTEDIEAFIERDGDSIALIMLGGVNYYSGQAFEMERITMAGHAKNCIVGFDLAHAAGNLVLNLHDWNVDFAVWCSYKYLNGSPGCVAGCFVHEEHANNFELPRFAGWWGQNKETRFQMGPDFDAIPGAEGWQLSNPPILPMAVLRASMDIIDKVGVKKLRAKSEQLTGYFEFLLDQMQSDEIKILTPREPNQRGCQLSIRVMQKGKSLYEILKQRGVICDWREPDVIRVAPVPLYNTFEDVYNFTQIFSEEFQQL; encoded by the coding sequence ATGACAACCTTTAAAACCGACAGGTCCTTTGCCTTAGAATTGGACGCAAAAGATCCATTGGCAAAATATCGAGACCAATTCCACATCCCCAAACAAGATAATGGTGAAGACTGTATCTACTTTTGCGGCAACTCCCTCGGATTACAGCCTAAAACCGCGAAGGCTTATGTCAACGAGGAACTAGATGACTGGGCGAAATTAGGCGTCGAAGGACACATTCAGGCGCGGCACCCATGGAAACCGTACCACGAATTTCTGACCGAACAAACCGCGCGTATGGTTGGCGCAAAGCCTATCGAGGTGGTGGTTATGAACACGCTCACAGTGAATTTACATTTGATGATGGTTTCCTTTTATCGGCCCACACCCACCAAACACAAAATTGTTATCGAGGCGAACGCCTTTCCTTCGGATCAATATGCCGTACAGTCGCAAATAAAACATCACGGCTTTGATCCGCATGCAAGTCTCGTTGAGCTTTCTCCAAGAGATGGCGAAAGCTATATTCGCACGGAAGATATCGAAGCCTTTATTGAAAGAGATGGCGACTCAATTGCCCTTATTATGTTGGGGGGGGTCAATTATTATTCGGGACAAGCATTTGAAATGGAGCGCATCACAATGGCCGGACATGCAAAAAATTGCATCGTTGGCTTCGATCTGGCACATGCTGCCGGAAATCTGGTTTTAAACCTGCACGATTGGAATGTCGATTTCGCCGTTTGGTGTTCTTACAAATATTTAAATGGCAGTCCGGGATGTGTCGCGGGCTGCTTTGTGCACGAGGAACATGCTAACAATTTCGAGTTGCCTCGCTTTGCCGGCTGGTGGGGGCAAAATAAAGAAACCCGTTTCCAGATGGGTCCGGATTTCGACGCCATTCCCGGCGCTGAAGGGTGGCAGCTCAGCAACCCGCCGATTTTACCGATGGCGGTCCTGAGAGCTTCCATGGACATTATCGACAAAGTCGGCGTGAAAAAACTACGTGCAAAAAGTGAGCAGCTCACCGGTTACTTCGAATTTCTGTTGGACCAAATGCAAAGCGACGAAATCAAGATTTTGACGCCTCGAGAACCCAATCAAAGAGGGTGTCAGCTTTCTATAAGAGTGATGCAAAAAGGCAAGTCGCTCTACGAAATATTAAAACAACGCGGTGTCATTTGCGATTGGCGTGAACCGGATGTGATTCGAGTTGCCCCGGTGCCGCTTTATAACACATTTGAGGATGTTTATAATTTTACCCAAATATTCTCTGAGGAATTTCAACAACTCTAA
- a CDS encoding FAD-dependent monooxygenase, with amino-acid sequence MSPKKLTLIGAGLAGSLLSIYLARRGFKVEIFERRPDMRSTEISAGRSINLALSARGLHALEKVGLKNRIMQIAIPMKGRMLHSLTGELNLVPYGRKESEVINSVSRAELNMQLMSAAEQHGVEFHFNQKCTGIDFESRELKLRDEITNQDSIKQTEIVIGTDGSASAIRTEMAKALDGNFTKDDLEHGYKELTITSAADGRFLLEKNALHIWPRRSYMLIALPNLDGSFTCTLFFPMKGDPSFESLKTEKAVLAFFEAQFPDAVELMPTLVEDFFTNPTGALATIRCQPWHVAHKACLLGDAAHAVVPFFGQGINCGFEDCAVLDECAEKHRDDWQKIFQEFEKLRKINTDAIAELSLGNYFEMRDQVADPKFALKKQVEFALEEKYPEKFIPKYSMVSFHRVPYSVALERGKIQETILTELCEPIDRVQDLDWGKAGELIKTKLN; translated from the coding sequence ATGTCCCCCAAAAAACTAACCCTCATTGGCGCCGGATTAGCAGGCTCGCTTCTCTCTATCTATTTAGCAAGGCGCGGATTCAAAGTCGAAATCTTCGAGCGCCGGCCAGATATGCGCTCGACTGAAATCAGTGCGGGTCGCTCGATCAATCTTGCTTTGTCTGCCCGAGGGCTGCATGCTTTGGAAAAGGTAGGATTAAAAAACAGAATCATGCAAATTGCCATCCCGATGAAAGGCCGCATGCTGCATTCGCTGACGGGAGAACTAAATTTAGTTCCATATGGCCGCAAAGAATCGGAAGTCATCAACTCGGTTTCCCGCGCTGAGTTGAACATGCAACTAATGAGCGCGGCTGAGCAACACGGAGTTGAATTTCATTTCAACCAAAAATGTACAGGAATCGACTTCGAAAGCCGCGAACTTAAATTGCGTGATGAAATCACAAATCAGGATTCGATAAAACAAACTGAAATTGTAATCGGGACGGATGGTTCCGCCTCTGCTATTCGCACCGAAATGGCTAAGGCACTGGATGGCAACTTTACAAAAGATGATCTGGAACACGGCTACAAAGAGCTCACTATCACCTCCGCTGCCGATGGCCGATTCTTATTAGAAAAGAACGCCTTACATATCTGGCCGCGGCGGTCCTACATGCTCATCGCTCTGCCCAATTTGGATGGCAGTTTTACCTGCACCCTGTTCTTTCCAATGAAAGGTGACCCGAGCTTCGAAAGCCTCAAAACGGAAAAGGCGGTTTTAGCTTTTTTCGAAGCACAATTCCCAGATGCGGTCGAATTGATGCCAACCCTGGTGGAAGATTTCTTCACCAATCCAACCGGCGCTTTGGCTACGATTCGCTGCCAACCCTGGCATGTTGCCCACAAAGCTTGTTTGTTGGGGGATGCTGCCCACGCAGTCGTACCTTTTTTCGGACAGGGGATCAATTGCGGTTTCGAAGATTGCGCGGTATTGGATGAATGCGCCGAAAAACACAGAGATGATTGGCAGAAAATTTTTCAGGAGTTTGAAAAACTCAGGAAGATCAATACCGATGCAATCGCTGAGCTTTCTTTAGGAAACTATTTTGAAATGCGCGACCAAGTCGCTGACCCGAAGTTTGCTTTAAAAAAACAAGTGGAGTTTGCTCTTGAGGAGAAGTACCCGGAGAAATTTATCCCAAAATATTCGATGGTTTCATTCCATCGTGTCCCCTACTCTGTGGCTCTCGAGCGGGGCAAAATTCAGGAGACGATTTTGACGGAGCTCTGCGAGCCTATTGATCGCGTGCAAGATTTGGATTGGGGAAAAGCAGGCGAATTGATCAAAACCAAACTGAATTAA
- a CDS encoding SRPBCC domain-containing protein: MQGRGRWNSFGDSKMADIFHHFPIKATQQKVFEAVSTPKGLDVWWTKRSSGEPLKGAVYELWFGPEYDWRAVVSQCVPDTEFELELTDALEDWQGTRVGFHLEEKEGITEVRFHHLSWPEDSEHYRSSCYCWAMYLRLLKRYVEHGEVVPYEDRLEV; this comes from the coding sequence TTGCAGGGCCGCGGTAGGTGGAATTCATTTGGAGATAGCAAAATGGCTGATATTTTTCATCACTTTCCCATTAAGGCAACGCAGCAAAAAGTATTTGAGGCAGTATCCACGCCGAAAGGCCTCGACGTTTGGTGGACAAAGCGCTCGTCGGGGGAACCGTTAAAGGGAGCAGTATACGAACTCTGGTTTGGTCCTGAATACGATTGGCGAGCGGTGGTTTCCCAATGTGTTCCGGACACCGAGTTTGAATTGGAACTCACCGATGCGCTTGAAGATTGGCAAGGAACGCGTGTGGGCTTTCATCTCGAGGAAAAAGAGGGCATCACTGAGGTGCGGTTTCACCATTTGAGTTGGCCTGAAGACAGCGAGCACTATCGCAGTTCATGTTACTGCTGGGCGATGTACCTCAGACTACTCAAACGATATGTCGAACATGGTGAAGTGGTGCCGTATGAAGATCGTCTTGAGGTGTGA
- a CDS encoding CPBP family intramembrane metalloprotease, with the protein MFKLFLGGGFGEEFGWRGFMLSEMTKKYRYLYSTLVIGVVWALWHLPAYFLSNKGQEDPLLPFFIQVIAFSFIFTWFYMKSRESVLIVAILHASFNASMTLIEKVYQVDLLSENYTAYYWIFTGLMVLLALIVFFQIGVADKGMVLTKEETPNGLF; encoded by the coding sequence TTGTTCAAACTGTTTTTAGGTGGTGGTTTCGGGGAAGAGTTCGGGTGGCGCGGATTCATGCTTTCTGAAATGACCAAGAAATATAGATATTTGTACTCAACTCTGGTCATCGGAGTTGTTTGGGCATTATGGCATTTACCAGCGTATTTCCTTAGTAATAAAGGTCAAGAAGATCCGTTGTTACCTTTTTTTATTCAGGTAATCGCGTTTTCTTTTATATTCACCTGGTTTTATATGAAATCCCGTGAAAGCGTACTGATTGTAGCGATTTTACACGCCTCATTTAATGCTTCCATGACTTTGATAGAGAAAGTTTACCAGGTTGATCTTTTGAGTGAAAACTATACTGCCTATTATTGGATTTTTACGGGTTTGATGGTACTTTTAGCCTTGATAGTCTTCTTTCAAATTGGGGTTGCTGACAAAGGAATGGTCTTAACAAAAGAAGAAACTCCCAACGGACTATTTTAG
- a CDS encoding aminotransferase class I/II-fold pyridoxal phosphate-dependent enzyme codes for MSKEFKHFETKLIHSGEPDPRINGAVSMPIYQSAMFEYAGEASYHDLKYIRLNNTPNHIALHQKLAALENAEAALVTASGMAAISTSLLTILSSGDHLLAQDTLYGGTHGLITEDFVSYGISYDFIDGDQPETWKAKLKPTTKAIYVESMTNPLLQVGDLKAIVRFAKAHNLISMIDNTFPSPYNFRAVDFGFDISLHSCTKYLNGHSDIVGGAVIGSRELIEQITHKLNHLGGSMDPHVCFLLHRGVKTLAVRMKHQNESALKIARFLEQHSKITTVNYPGLENNSGHQRARELFDGFSGMLSFELAGGLEEAERFMKNTTLPIIAPSLGGVETLLTRPAITSHAGMTPEDRQRLGIKDNLIRMSVGIESTEDIIADFEQALK; via the coding sequence ATGTCGAAAGAGTTCAAGCACTTCGAAACGAAACTCATTCACAGCGGTGAACCGGATCCTCGAATCAACGGCGCGGTCAGCATGCCGATTTATCAATCGGCCATGTTTGAGTACGCTGGTGAGGCTAGCTATCATGATTTAAAATATATTCGTTTAAACAACACGCCAAACCATATAGCGCTGCATCAAAAGTTAGCAGCTTTGGAAAACGCTGAAGCGGCGCTCGTAACCGCGAGCGGCATGGCCGCGATTTCAACCTCGCTGCTGACCATACTGTCTTCAGGCGACCACTTGCTCGCACAAGATACCCTTTACGGCGGCACTCACGGTTTGATAACAGAGGATTTTGTTTCTTACGGCATTTCGTATGATTTCATCGACGGCGACCAACCGGAGACCTGGAAAGCAAAACTGAAACCAACTACAAAAGCGATTTACGTGGAATCGATGACCAATCCGCTTTTGCAAGTCGGCGATCTCAAAGCGATTGTGCGGTTTGCCAAAGCACATAATTTAATTTCAATGATCGACAATACATTTCCGAGCCCCTATAATTTCCGCGCGGTTGATTTCGGTTTCGATATTTCCCTACATAGCTGCACGAAATATCTCAACGGGCATTCGGATATCGTTGGCGGAGCGGTGATTGGCAGCCGAGAACTTATCGAGCAGATCACACACAAACTTAATCATCTCGGTGGCTCCATGGACCCGCATGTCTGCTTTTTACTGCACCGCGGCGTCAAAACCCTGGCGGTGCGCATGAAACACCAGAACGAAAGCGCACTCAAAATCGCAAGATTTCTGGAACAGCACTCAAAGATCACTACAGTTAATTACCCGGGCTTGGAAAATAATTCAGGGCACCAGCGTGCGCGTGAGTTGTTCGACGGTTTCAGCGGTATGTTGAGTTTCGAATTAGCAGGAGGTCTTGAAGAGGCCGAGCGGTTTATGAAGAACACAACTTTACCAATTATTGCCCCAAGTCTCGGCGGCGTTGAGACCCTTTTAACCAGACCGGCGATTACGTCACACGCGGGTATGACCCCGGAAGACCGGCAGCGGCTTGGCATTAAAGATAACCTGATTAGAATGTCCGTCGGTATTGAGTCGACGGAAGACATTATTGCGGATTTTGAGCAGGCCTTGAAGTAA
- a CDS encoding L-lactate permease has protein sequence MPLSIQALIAASPIFLAGVLLIGFRWPAKRTMPAIYVISAVIAFAVWKVPFSHIMASTIQGLFITFNILYIIFGAILLLNTLKHSGGIKTIRLGFTKISGDRRVQVVIIAWLFGAFIEGAAGFGTPAAITAPLMVALGFPAMAAVMIGMMIQSTPVTFGAVGTPILVGVKGGLESPELSAQLTAVGTNFDSYLRLIGAEAAVLHGITGTLIPLFMVMMMTRFFGKNRSWTEGLSIAPFAIFGGLAFTVPYTLTGVFLGPEFPSLLGALTGLAIVTMAARKRFLLPKDSWDFAPVETWDKDWTGQLKVKLDSDNDKSVSIWLAWAPYILVAFLLVLSRLPQLPIGHILKTVNLQWSDVLGTRITASTQPFYLPGTIFIVSVIVTFFLHRMTTAELKASVQDSAKILLGAGFVLIFTVPMVRIYINSGTNELGLSSMPVAMAAWVADTVGGVWPFFAPVIGCIGAFIAGSNTVSNLMFSLFQYSVAKSLAISGALVVALQSVGAAAGNMVAIHNVVAASATVGLLGQEGPVLRKTILPTIYYLVIVGILGLLGIYVFEISDPLIGSQTFD, from the coding sequence ATGCCCCTTTCTATCCAGGCGCTGATCGCCGCTTCTCCAATTTTTCTGGCAGGCGTTTTACTCATCGGATTTCGTTGGCCCGCAAAAAGAACGATGCCGGCGATTTATGTCATTTCTGCTGTCATCGCTTTTGCAGTTTGGAAAGTCCCCTTTTCCCATATCATGGCTTCAACCATTCAAGGACTCTTCATCACATTCAACATTCTTTACATTATTTTTGGTGCAATTCTTTTACTAAACACTTTGAAACACTCAGGTGGCATTAAAACCATTCGTTTAGGTTTTACCAAAATAAGCGGCGACCGCCGGGTTCAAGTTGTGATTATCGCCTGGCTCTTTGGGGCGTTCATCGAAGGCGCTGCCGGTTTCGGCACACCGGCGGCAATTACTGCACCGCTGATGGTCGCACTCGGTTTTCCGGCAATGGCGGCCGTCATGATCGGCATGATGATTCAATCGACGCCGGTGACGTTCGGCGCGGTTGGCACGCCGATTCTTGTCGGTGTAAAAGGCGGTCTCGAAAGCCCCGAGCTTAGCGCCCAACTTACTGCGGTGGGGACGAACTTTGACAGCTATTTAAGACTCATCGGGGCAGAAGCGGCTGTTCTGCATGGCATCACCGGCACGCTCATTCCGCTCTTCATGGTTATGATGATGACGCGCTTCTTTGGAAAAAACCGCTCGTGGACCGAAGGGCTTTCAATTGCGCCGTTTGCGATTTTCGGGGGGCTGGCTTTCACCGTGCCTTACACTTTAACCGGAGTCTTTCTCGGACCAGAGTTTCCCTCTTTGCTCGGTGCTTTAACAGGACTGGCAATTGTAACGATGGCGGCTCGTAAACGTTTTTTGCTTCCGAAAGATAGCTGGGATTTTGCACCGGTTGAGACCTGGGACAAAGATTGGACAGGCCAACTGAAAGTTAAGCTCGATAGCGACAACGACAAATCCGTTTCAATATGGTTAGCCTGGGCGCCCTACATTCTGGTCGCTTTTTTGCTGGTTTTAAGCCGCCTGCCTCAGCTGCCCATTGGCCACATTTTGAAAACCGTGAACTTACAATGGAGTGACGTTCTTGGAACACGAATCACAGCTTCCACGCAGCCATTTTACTTACCCGGTACCATTTTTATTGTTTCAGTTATCGTGACCTTTTTCCTGCACCGAATGACAACAGCAGAATTAAAAGCCTCCGTGCAAGATTCGGCAAAAATTCTATTGGGCGCGGGGTTTGTATTGATTTTTACAGTACCGATGGTCCGGATTTATATCAACTCCGGAACCAACGAGTTGGGACTGTCGAGTATGCCGGTCGCCATGGCAGCCTGGGTTGCCGACACAGTTGGCGGAGTTTGGCCGTTCTTTGCTCCGGTGATCGGCTGCATCGGCGCCTTTATCGCGGGCAGCAACACAGTGAGTAACTTGATGTTCAGTCTTTTTCAATACAGCGTTGCCAAGAGCCTGGCTATTTCCGGTGCACTGGTTGTTGCTCTACAATCGGTGGGCGCGGCTGCCGGTAATATGGTAGCGATTCACAACGTCGTGGCCGCTTCCGCAACCGTGGGTCTGCTCGGTCAGGAAGGCCCGGTGCTGCGAAAAACAATCTTGCCCACAATCTATTACTTAGTTATTGTCGGTATTTTGGGATTGCTCGGTATTTATGTCTTCGAAATTTCAGATCCTTTAATTGGTTCTCAAACTTTCGATTAA